A genomic segment from Eubalaena glacialis isolate mEubGla1 chromosome 16, mEubGla1.1.hap2.+ XY, whole genome shotgun sequence encodes:
- the LOC133076461 gene encoding DNA repair protein RAD51 homolog 1-like isoform X2, which produces MAMQMQLEANADTSVEEESFGPQPISRLEQCGIHANDVKKLEEAGFHTVEAVAYAPKKELINIKGISEAKADKILTEAAKLVPMGFTTATEFHQRRSEIIQITTGSKELDKLLQGGIETGSITEMFGEFRTGKTQICHTLAVTCQLPIDRGGGEGKTMYIDTEGTFRPERLLAVAERYGLSGSDVLDNVAYARGFNTDHQTQLLYQASAMMVESRYALLIVDSATALYRTDYSGRGELSARQMHLARFLRMLLRLADEFGTVPEKRKRGNQNLQNL; this is translated from the exons ATGGCTATGCAGATGCAGCTTgaagcaaatgcagatacttcagTGGAAGAAGAGAGCTTTGGCCCACAACCTATTTCTCGATTAGAGCAATGTGGCATACATGCCaatgatgtgaagaaattggaagaaGCTGGATTCCATACTGTGGAGGCTGTTGCCTATGCACCAAAGAAGGAGCTAATAAATATTAAGGGGATTAGTGAAGCCAAAGCTGATAAAATTCTGACTGAGGCAGCTAAATTAGTTCCAATGGGTTTCACCACTGCAACTGAGTTCCACCAAAGGCGGTCTGAGATCATACAGATTACTACCGGCTCCAAAGAGCTTGACAAACTACTTCAAGGAGGAATTGAGACTGGATCCATCACAGAGATGTTTGGAGAATTCCGAACTGGGAAGACCCAGATCTGTCATACGTTGGCTGTAACATGCCAGCTTCCCATTGACCGAGGTGGAGGTGAAGGAAAGACCATGTACATTGACACCGAGGGTACCTTTAGGCCAGAACGGCTGCTAGCAGTGGCTGAGAGATATGGCCTCTCTGGCAGTGATGTCCTGGATAATGTAGCATATGCTCGAGGGTTCAACACAGACCACCAGACCCAGCTCCTTTATCAAGCATCAGCCATGATGGTAGAGTCCAGGTATGCACTGCTAATTGTAGACAGTGCCACCGCCCTCTACAGAACAGACTATTCGGGTCGAGGTGAGCTTTCAGCCAGGCAGATGCACTTGGCCAGGTTTCTGCGGATGCTTCTGCGACTTGCTGATGAGTTTGGT ACTGTACctgagaaaaggaagaggggaaaccagaATCTGCAAAATCTATGA
- the LOC133076461 gene encoding DNA repair protein RAD51 homolog 1-like isoform X1: MAMQMQLEANADTSVEEESFGPQPISRLEQCGIHANDVKKLEEAGFHTVEAVAYAPKKELINIKGISEAKADKILTEAAKLVPMGFTTATEFHQRRSEIIQITTGSKELDKLLQGGIETGSITEMFGEFRTGKTQICHTLAVTCQLPIDRGGGEGKTMYIDTEGTFRPERLLAVAERYGLSGSDVLDNVAYARGFNTDHQTQLLYQASAMMVESRYALLIVDSATALYRTDYSGRGELSARQMHLARFLRMLLRLADEFGVAVVITNQVVAQVDGAAMFAADPKKPIGGNIIAHASTTRLYLRKGRGETRICKIYDSPCLPEAEAMFAINADGVGDAKD; the protein is encoded by the coding sequence ATGGCTATGCAGATGCAGCTTgaagcaaatgcagatacttcagTGGAAGAAGAGAGCTTTGGCCCACAACCTATTTCTCGATTAGAGCAATGTGGCATACATGCCaatgatgtgaagaaattggaagaaGCTGGATTCCATACTGTGGAGGCTGTTGCCTATGCACCAAAGAAGGAGCTAATAAATATTAAGGGGATTAGTGAAGCCAAAGCTGATAAAATTCTGACTGAGGCAGCTAAATTAGTTCCAATGGGTTTCACCACTGCAACTGAGTTCCACCAAAGGCGGTCTGAGATCATACAGATTACTACCGGCTCCAAAGAGCTTGACAAACTACTTCAAGGAGGAATTGAGACTGGATCCATCACAGAGATGTTTGGAGAATTCCGAACTGGGAAGACCCAGATCTGTCATACGTTGGCTGTAACATGCCAGCTTCCCATTGACCGAGGTGGAGGTGAAGGAAAGACCATGTACATTGACACCGAGGGTACCTTTAGGCCAGAACGGCTGCTAGCAGTGGCTGAGAGATATGGCCTCTCTGGCAGTGATGTCCTGGATAATGTAGCATATGCTCGAGGGTTCAACACAGACCACCAGACCCAGCTCCTTTATCAAGCATCAGCCATGATGGTAGAGTCCAGGTATGCACTGCTAATTGTAGACAGTGCCACCGCCCTCTACAGAACAGACTATTCGGGTCGAGGTGAGCTTTCAGCCAGGCAGATGCACTTGGCCAGGTTTCTGCGGATGCTTCTGCGACTTGCTGATGAGTTTGGTGTAGCAGTGGTAATCACCAACCAGGTGGTAGCCCAAGTGGATGGAGCAGCCATGTTTGCTGCAGATCCTAAAAAACCTATTGGAGGAAATATCATTGCTCATGCCTCAACAACAAGACTGTACctgagaaaaggaagaggggaaaccagaATCTGCAAAATCTATGACTCTCCTTGTCTTCCTGAAGCTGAAGCTATGTTTGCCATCAATGCGGATGGAGTAGGAGATGCCAAGGACTGA